The following coding sequences lie in one Thermodesulforhabdaceae bacterium genomic window:
- the groL gene encoding chaperonin GroEL (60 kDa chaperone family; promotes refolding of misfolded polypeptides especially under stressful conditions; forms two stacked rings of heptamers to form a barrel-shaped 14mer; ends can be capped by GroES; misfolded proteins enter the barrel where they are refolded when GroES binds): protein MPAKQIIYDVKARDALLRGVNALAEAVKVTLGPKGRNVIIEKTFGSPLVTKDGVTVAKEIELENKFENMGAQMVREVASKTSDVAGDGTTTATILAQCIYYEGSKLVAAGANPMSLKRGIDKAVKIVVDELKKLSSPVKDEKEIAQVGTISANNDPTIGNIIAEAMSKVGKEGVITVEEAKGMETTLDIVEGMQFDRGYISPYFITDPEKMEVVLNDPLILIHDKKISSMKDLLPILEQVAKMGRALLIIAEDVEGEALATLVVNKLRGTLQVCAVKAPGFGDRRKAMLEDIAILTGGQVISEEKGIKLEGAKLTDLGRAKTVRIDKDNTTIIDGAGDRKSIEGRVKQIRAQIEETTSDYDREKLQERLAKLVGGVAVISVGAATETEMKEKKARVEDALNATRAAVEEGIVPGGGVAYIRCIPALEKVTFEGDEQMGLNIIKRALEEPARQIANNAGEEGSVIVQKIKAGNGAFGYNAETGEFCDMIQAGIIDPTKVTRSALQNAASVAGLMLTTECMVAEIPKKEEKQPGMGGMPEMY from the coding sequence CCTGCTTCGAGGAGTTAACGCTCTTGCTGAAGCCGTCAAAGTGACCCTGGGTCCCAAGGGACGTAACGTAATTATCGAAAAAACTTTCGGAAGCCCGCTTGTCACCAAAGACGGCGTAACCGTTGCTAAAGAAATAGAGCTAGAAAATAAGTTCGAAAACATGGGCGCCCAGATGGTGCGTGAAGTGGCAAGCAAAACAAGCGATGTCGCTGGAGACGGCACTACCACGGCTACCATATTGGCTCAATGTATCTACTACGAAGGATCCAAGCTCGTAGCAGCCGGTGCTAACCCCATGTCCCTCAAAAGAGGAATAGATAAAGCTGTAAAAATCGTCGTTGATGAACTCAAAAAACTAAGTAGCCCCGTCAAAGACGAAAAAGAAATAGCCCAGGTTGGCACCATATCCGCCAATAACGACCCCACCATTGGCAACATCATAGCCGAGGCTATGAGCAAGGTTGGTAAAGAGGGGGTTATCACCGTCGAAGAAGCCAAGGGAATGGAAACAACTCTTGATATAGTCGAAGGAATGCAGTTCGATAGAGGCTATATCTCGCCCTATTTCATTACCGATCCGGAAAAAATGGAGGTCGTCCTGAACGATCCTCTCATCCTTATTCATGACAAAAAGATCAGTAGCATGAAAGATCTTTTGCCTATTTTGGAACAGGTTGCCAAAATGGGGCGCGCTCTTCTCATTATAGCCGAGGATGTGGAAGGCGAAGCGCTCGCAACTCTCGTCGTTAATAAACTTCGAGGCACCTTACAGGTTTGTGCCGTTAAAGCTCCGGGCTTTGGCGATCGTCGCAAAGCCATGTTGGAAGATATTGCAATACTTACGGGTGGACAGGTTATCAGTGAAGAAAAGGGCATCAAGCTCGAAGGTGCCAAGTTGACCGACCTCGGGCGAGCCAAAACCGTTAGAATTGATAAGGACAACACCACTATAATAGATGGAGCAGGTGACCGTAAGTCTATAGAAGGTCGAGTGAAACAGATTCGAGCGCAAATTGAAGAAACCACGAGTGATTACGACCGCGAAAAACTTCAAGAACGCCTTGCTAAGCTTGTCGGCGGCGTGGCGGTTATCAGTGTTGGAGCCGCAACAGAAACCGAAATGAAGGAAAAGAAAGCCCGAGTTGAAGATGCGTTGAATGCTACTCGAGCTGCCGTCGAAGAAGGTATTGTCCCAGGCGGTGGAGTTGCATACATCCGCTGCATACCGGCTCTTGAAAAAGTCACCTTTGAAGGTGACGAACAGATGGGTCTTAACATTATCAAACGCGCCTTGGAAGAGCCAGCTCGCCAGATTGCTAACAACGCTGGCGAAGAAGGATCGGTAATCGTTCAAAAGATCAAAGCCGGCAATGGAGCTTTCGGATATAATGCCGAAACAGGCGAATTCTGCGATATGATCCAGGCTGGGATTATCGATCCCACTAAGGTAACTCGCTCAGCTCTCCAGAATGCCGCGAGTGTCGCTGGCCTGATGCTTACAACCGAATGTATGGTAGCGGAAATCCCAAAGAAAGAAGAAAAACAGCCCGGTATGGGCGGCATGCCTGAAATGTATTAA